The following proteins come from a genomic window of Candidatus Auribacterota bacterium:
- a CDS encoding M4 family metallopeptidase, with translation MKRWAIFLLVSLIIAPVTVMGQYYPGKITEYTIGRPAAQKSVKMATKAQLNAVERMRSESNEPLDIKYNENSMPYLISGKFTVGAKAGAGAEAMARDFLNKNRDIFRMRDAEGELRTRSNEIDQSGLLTIRFAQQHNGIPVYGGDLVANFDKEGNLNSVNGNYLPDISLDTAPAITAEEAIGIAKGALGLIDDDIHNTIGPELMIYPRDGAYHLAWCLTLVTKKPFAEWKCFVDAKAGTIIDKWNDTKYQDTMLTGIGVLGETLTVHGYSQNWTYAYWLDWAPWPYTIPFWDLYGYSISGYGLVDTSKAMFNPSTSKGYIQTVSAVGQDVTSAYLPSPMCAHTTTNYTSLAYRDYARGDFSGHYNAGLVYDYWQSHFGRNSINNAGMNIFVNVSCMFGSDATNAMWSKGISYFPEGAVFFGVGDDVTARSQSGSLTCVTHELTHGVTNYTCNLEYKNQSGAINEAFSDSFACALENRWQYNAEGCWLASPGYCRNLENPHLGYNPEPYSFGAMPANMSEYITTDQDNGGVHINMSIISHTFYLICQAIGLDKGEKVWYRTQTAYCTTTTNFSQLRDLALQACSDLYGMGDDYYLVMNSFAAVGIGSGVTIVSKGQPLAVTVAVPPIISSPSGYNAYSIVTMPQGKVLTVWNNSFQRFHGRIAQVRGLPYGYSGYVLNTLVPSVPLGNYLFETALIPAAVPQVRGNATYYGLVTVRVR, from the coding sequence ATGAAGAGATGGGCTATATTTCTGCTTGTGTCGCTCATTATCGCGCCGGTGACGGTCATGGGCCAGTACTATCCGGGGAAAATCACGGAGTACACGATCGGGAGGCCGGCGGCACAGAAGTCAGTGAAGATGGCCACGAAGGCGCAGCTCAACGCCGTTGAACGGATGAGGAGCGAATCCAATGAGCCGCTTGATATCAAATATAATGAGAACAGCATGCCGTATCTCATTTCCGGCAAATTTACTGTCGGGGCGAAAGCCGGGGCGGGTGCAGAGGCAATGGCGAGAGATTTCCTCAACAAGAACAGGGACATATTCCGCATGCGTGACGCGGAGGGCGAGCTGAGAACACGGAGCAATGAAATAGACCAGTCCGGCCTGCTCACGATCAGGTTCGCTCAACAGCACAATGGAATCCCTGTGTACGGCGGCGATCTCGTCGCGAATTTTGACAAGGAGGGCAACCTCAACTCGGTGAACGGCAACTACCTGCCCGATATCTCGCTCGATACGGCGCCGGCCATCACCGCTGAGGAGGCGATCGGGATCGCGAAGGGCGCGCTGGGCCTCATTGATGATGATATACACAACACTATCGGCCCCGAGTTGATGATCTATCCAAGGGACGGCGCCTATCATCTCGCTTGGTGCCTCACCCTCGTGACGAAAAAGCCATTCGCGGAGTGGAAATGCTTTGTGGACGCGAAGGCGGGGACGATCATTGACAAATGGAACGATACGAAGTACCAGGATACCATGCTCACCGGGATCGGTGTCCTCGGCGAGACGCTGACGGTGCACGGCTACAGTCAGAACTGGACATACGCCTACTGGTTGGATTGGGCTCCGTGGCCATATACAATACCATTTTGGGATTTGTACGGCTATTCGATCAGCGGCTATGGCCTCGTGGATACCAGCAAAGCGATGTTCAATCCATCAACAAGCAAGGGTTATATCCAAACTGTAAGTGCAGTGGGTCAGGATGTAACCTCGGCCTATTTGCCTTCGCCAATGTGTGCGCATACAACAACCAATTATACGAGCTTGGCCTACAGGGACTATGCCCGTGGCGATTTTTCAGGCCATTATAATGCGGGTCTGGTGTATGACTACTGGCAGAGCCACTTCGGCAGGAACAGCATCAACAACGCCGGAATGAACATATTTGTCAATGTGAGCTGCATGTTCGGCAGTGATGCGACCAACGCGATGTGGTCAAAGGGGATCTCGTACTTTCCAGAGGGGGCCGTCTTTTTCGGCGTAGGCGATGATGTAACCGCCCGCTCGCAATCGGGATCTCTCACCTGTGTCACCCACGAGCTCACCCACGGCGTGACGAACTACACCTGCAATCTTGAATACAAGAACCAGTCCGGCGCCATCAACGAGGCGTTCTCTGACTCGTTTGCCTGCGCCCTCGAGAACCGGTGGCAGTACAACGCGGAGGGGTGCTGGCTCGCCTCGCCCGGCTACTGCCGCAACCTTGAGAACCCGCACCTCGGATACAATCCAGAGCCGTATTCATTCGGAGCAATGCCCGCGAACATGAGCGAATATATCACCACCGATCAGGACAACGGCGGCGTGCACATCAACATGTCCATCATCTCGCACACCTTCTACCTGATCTGCCAGGCGATCGGCCTGGACAAGGGCGAGAAGGTCTGGTACCGGACGCAGACCGCGTATTGCACCACGACGACCAATTTTAGCCAGCTACGCGATCTCGCCCTCCAGGCGTGCAGTGACCTCTACGGGATGGGCGACGACTATTACCTGGTGATGAACTCCTTCGCTGCGGTCGGGATCGGCTCGGGGGTCACCATCGTGAGCAAAGGGCAGCCCCTCGCCGTTACAGTGGCGGTGCCGCCCATAATCAGCAGCCCGTCAGGTTATAATGCCTATTCTATCGTGACCATGCCACAGGGGAAGGTCCTCACTGTCTGGAACAACTCATTCCAGCGGTTCCACGGGAGGATCGCGCAGGTTCGAGGGCTGCCGTACGGGTATTCCGGGTATGTGCTCAACACCCTTGTCCCGTCGGTCCCTCTGGGGAATTATCTCTTTGAAACCGCCCTCATTCCCGCCGCCGTCCCGCAGGTGAGGGGGAATGCCACTTACTATGGCTTGGTCACAGTCCGTGTGCGCTGA
- a CDS encoding MBL fold metallo-hydrolase: MIPFRKRIPRWFTLLFSFALLAVVCSGIQAEKSPLTVYFLDVGQGDSTVISSPAGKVAIIDGGMGGDQYKKKDKAKTVIIPFLKSKGIKKLDAVIMTHADIDHIGGFVYLLENTKAGSEYPLEINEFFDPGQPHTTYLYQDLLKSVKKRPEVKYRIAKRGDLIDLGEGVRAEMVAPDHIYEDPNNSSIVLKLTYGKISLLLTGDAEAESEKAMVKKYGDALKSTVLKAGHHGSANSSNDDFLKRVKPEVVVISVGEKNKFKLPFKEAMQRLEATGAKIYRTDYQGMITISTDGETYKVTTEKEAPPPEKKWDFQKVLKEEEKININTASEDELETLPRIGKIKAHDIMIRRPYASIDDLRRVPGIGAKIMERLRPLITVGRPGKGAAPAHEGTPINSISPKDVGKKIPTLTGEIRAVKVFRDEKGRTLMLRDSTGTIDVLIWKDLYESIPQREKLAEGTRIQVRGEIGSHEGKLQIKPSVPGDIRIVEEEKTEKPAGKSATATPAAPVPTAPPTLKRAA, encoded by the coding sequence ATGATTCCGTTCAGGAAAAGGATACCACGCTGGTTCACGCTTCTCTTCTCCTTTGCGCTCCTCGCTGTTGTCTGTTCGGGTATCCAGGCAGAAAAATCCCCCCTCACCGTCTATTTCCTGGATGTGGGCCAGGGTGATTCCACTGTGATCAGCTCGCCCGCGGGGAAAGTAGCGATCATCGATGGCGGCATGGGAGGAGACCAATATAAGAAGAAAGATAAGGCGAAGACGGTCATCATCCCATTCCTCAAGTCCAAAGGGATCAAGAAGTTGGATGCGGTGATCATGACCCACGCGGACATCGATCATATTGGAGGCTTTGTCTACCTGCTTGAAAACACCAAGGCGGGCAGCGAATACCCGCTTGAGATCAATGAATTTTTCGATCCGGGGCAACCGCACACCACCTATCTCTACCAGGACCTCTTGAAATCGGTGAAAAAACGTCCGGAAGTAAAATATCGCATCGCGAAGAGAGGAGACCTCATTGACCTCGGCGAGGGGGTACGCGCGGAGATGGTCGCCCCTGACCACATCTATGAAGATCCCAACAACTCCAGCATCGTGCTCAAGCTCACCTATGGCAAGATATCGCTCCTCCTCACCGGAGACGCGGAGGCGGAGTCAGAGAAAGCCATGGTCAAAAAATATGGCGATGCGTTGAAATCAACCGTGCTCAAGGCCGGGCACCATGGTTCCGCAAACTCCTCGAACGATGACTTCCTCAAACGGGTGAAACCTGAAGTGGTGGTGATCAGCGTGGGCGAGAAGAACAAGTTCAAACTCCCGTTCAAGGAGGCCATGCAGCGCCTGGAGGCCACCGGCGCCAAGATATACCGCACGGATTATCAGGGAATGATCACCATCTCCACGGACGGTGAAACCTATAAGGTGACGACGGAGAAGGAAGCGCCGCCGCCCGAAAAGAAATGGGATTTTCAGAAAGTGCTGAAAGAAGAAGAGAAGATCAACATCAATACCGCCTCAGAGGACGAGCTCGAGACGCTGCCGCGGATCGGCAAAATCAAGGCCCACGATATCATGATCAGGAGGCCTTACGCCTCAATTGACGATCTGAGAAGAGTGCCTGGGATAGGGGCAAAAATTATGGAGAGGCTCAGGCCTCTGATCACCGTCGGTCGTCCGGGGAAAGGGGCTGCCCCCGCTCATGAAGGCACCCCGATCAACAGCATCAGCCCGAAGGATGTAGGGAAGAAGATACCGACGCTCACCGGAGAGATACGAGCGGTCAAGGTATTCAGGGATGAGAAGGGGAGAACCCTCATGCTCAGAGACAGCACGGGCACCATAGACGTCCTCATCTGGAAGGATCTCTACGAGAGCATACCTCAGAGAGAAAAGCTCGCAGAGGGGACGCGGATTCAGGTGAGGGGGGAAATCGGCAGCCACGAAGGCAAGCTCCAGATAAAGCCTTCCGTTCCTGGCGATATCCGGATCGTGGAAGAGGAGAAAACAGAAAAACCCGCAGGAAAAAGCGCCACGGCAACCCCCGCTGCTCCCGTTCCAACCGCGCCCCCGACGCTTAAGCGGGCTGCTTGA
- a CDS encoding Lrp/AsnC ligand binding domain-containing protein: MAVAAYIFVEATQGKAIEICEEINKIKGVKSAHAVTGPYDIIVLVEGDDVNVLGEFIVSRIQNVPGVLRTMTNIIVE, translated from the coding sequence ATGGCTGTTGCTGCATATATCTTTGTCGAGGCGACGCAGGGGAAGGCGATAGAGATCTGCGAGGAGATAAACAAAATAAAAGGGGTGAAGTCGGCCCACGCCGTGACGGGGCCCTACGACATCATTGTGCTCGTCGAGGGGGATGATGTCAACGTGTTGGGAGAATTTATTGTCTCACGGATACAGAACGTTCCCGGTGTCCTGCGCACTATGACAAATATCATAGTGGAATAG
- a CDS encoding nucleotide pyrophosphohydrolase: MKDSTTTISTIKKQIARFIEERDWEQFHSPKNLSMSITIEAAELMEIFQWMDVDEARSRSTLPEMKQKIEEEIADISIYILSLCNTLRLDLSACIASKIEKNRRKYPADRCRGKW, translated from the coding sequence ATGAAAGATTCGACCACGACGATCAGCACGATCAAGAAACAGATAGCGCGCTTTATCGAGGAGAGGGACTGGGAACAATTCCACTCACCCAAGAACCTGAGCATGTCAATCACCATTGAGGCCGCCGAGCTCATGGAGATATTCCAATGGATGGATGTCGATGAAGCGCGGTCCAGATCAACGCTTCCCGAAATGAAGCAGAAAATTGAAGAGGAAATTGCCGATATCTCTATCTATATTCTCAGTCTGTGTAATACGCTCAGGCTGGATCTGAGCGCGTGCATCGCCTCAAAAATCGAAAAGAATCGCAGAAAGTATCCGGCAGATCGCTGCAGGGGCAAATGGTAG
- the mraZ gene encoding division/cell wall cluster transcriptional repressor MraZ → MFYGQFRHAVDGKGRLIIPAKFRDALRENYIDKFFVTIGFEHCLFVFTPTDWNLIINKLKEQPFTKEKARDFMRLFLSGACEVECDRQGRIMLPQSLLKWAGIKKDVMVIGVLNRFEIWDEESWRTFELERGSNYEGLAEELIGVGL, encoded by the coding sequence ATGTTCTACGGCCAATTCAGACACGCAGTAGATGGCAAGGGGAGACTGATCATCCCCGCTAAATTCAGGGATGCCCTGCGCGAAAATTACATTGATAAATTTTTTGTGACAATAGGTTTTGAGCACTGCCTTTTTGTTTTTACGCCAACCGACTGGAACCTTATTATCAACAAGCTCAAAGAGCAGCCATTCACGAAGGAGAAGGCGAGGGACTTCATGCGTCTGTTTCTCTCGGGCGCGTGCGAGGTGGAATGCGACCGTCAGGGGAGGATCATGCTGCCGCAGAGTTTGCTCAAGTGGGCGGGGATAAAGAAGGATGTCATGGTGATCGGCGTGCTGAACAGATTTGAAATATGGGACGAGGAGAGTTGGCGCACGTTTGAGCTGGAGCGGGGGAGCAATTACGAGGGGCTTGCGGAAGAGCTCATCGGAGTGGGTTTGTGA
- the rsmH gene encoding 16S rRNA (cytosine(1402)-N(4))-methyltransferase RsmH gives MNNGHTPVMRGEALEFLRLQPGMRVVDATVGCGGHAAAIAERIGPGGVLIGLDWDGEALAVARGKLKRPEWDVRLHRRNFSELEKVLGEEGIHEVEALLFDLGMSSLQLESEGRGFSFSVPAPLDMRMDSRRTETVRMLLSRCGPRELERVLTEYGEEGLARPIAREIARRGCPEGTVELAELVARVYAREGRRSRINPATRVFQALRIAVNDELGNLRLAIPQAINVARRGARIVVISFHSLEDRIVKEEFAQGARGCVCPPEFPVCICGRTPRLKIITKKPVRPSPGEVINNPRARSARLRAAEKI, from the coding sequence ATGAACAATGGCCATACGCCCGTGATGCGTGGGGAGGCGCTCGAGTTCCTCAGGCTTCAACCGGGCATGCGCGTGGTAGATGCCACGGTAGGTTGCGGGGGTCACGCTGCGGCGATCGCGGAGCGCATAGGCCCTGGTGGAGTTCTGATCGGCTTGGATTGGGATGGCGAGGCGCTCGCGGTTGCCAGGGGGAAGCTGAAGCGGCCGGAGTGGGATGTGAGGCTCCATCGCCGGAACTTCAGCGAGCTGGAAAAGGTTCTTGGGGAAGAAGGGATTCATGAGGTTGAGGCGCTGCTCTTTGATCTAGGGATGTCGAGCCTGCAGTTGGAATCCGAGGGGCGCGGGTTCAGCTTTTCAGTACCCGCGCCGCTGGACATGCGGATGGACAGCCGGAGGACGGAGACGGTGAGGATGCTCCTCTCGCGGTGCGGTCCGCGCGAGTTGGAGCGGGTGCTCACGGAGTACGGGGAGGAAGGGCTCGCCCGCCCGATTGCGCGTGAGATTGCCAGGAGGGGATGCCCGGAGGGGACGGTCGAACTCGCCGAACTCGTCGCGCGTGTCTATGCGCGCGAGGGGAGGCGGAGCAGGATCAATCCTGCGACGAGGGTTTTTCAGGCCCTCCGGATCGCCGTGAACGATGAGCTCGGGAACCTCAGGCTCGCGATACCGCAGGCGATCAACGTCGCGCGGAGAGGGGCGCGGATCGTTGTGATCAGCTTCCACTCGCTTGAAGACAGGATCGTGAAGGAGGAGTTTGCGCAGGGGGCGCGGGGATGTGTGTGTCCTCCGGAGTTTCCGGTGTGCATCTGCGGGAGAACCCCGCGGCTGAAGATAATCACGAAGAAGCCGGTGCGGCCCTCTCCGGGGGAGGTTATAAATAATCCGCGCGCGCGAAGCGCGCGGCTGCGCGCGGCAGAGAAAATATAG
- a CDS encoding response regulator: protein MKRVLIVDDEPIVRRFISLCLQGRYITEEAEDGEKALSKAVRRQYDCVITDVQMPRMDGLSLLEEIKKRAPRTAVIVMSGAGEEHSSAALQNGASSFLSKPFLVDTLHSALQCV, encoded by the coding sequence ATGAAACGAGTTCTGATCGTGGATGACGAACCTATCGTGAGGAGGTTTATCAGCCTGTGCCTCCAGGGGCGCTACATCACCGAAGAGGCCGAGGACGGTGAGAAGGCGCTGTCGAAAGCGGTGCGCAGACAGTACGATTGCGTGATCACCGATGTGCAGATGCCGCGCATGGACGGCCTGAGCCTGCTCGAAGAAATCAAAAAGCGCGCGCCACGAACCGCGGTGATCGTGATGTCGGGAGCGGGCGAGGAGCACTCCTCGGCGGCGCTCCAGAATGGAGCGAGCTCATTTCTCTCGAAACCATTCCTGGTCGATACCCTGCACTCGGCGCTGCAGTGTGTGTAG
- a CDS encoding penicillin-binding protein 2, with product MLTGKKYRLKSFSVYLFFLLCFSCLYYRLFLLQIVNHEALLNRGLSLHRLNVKIDPRRGNIYDREGRPLAMSMRVKSAYAEPDKFASTEGAARSLARCLSLPYEQLLEKLNKKKKFVWLARKLDRNLADRIERLQIGGVGFREEVKRVYPQGGLLSHVLGFVDIDNRGLEGIELQEDQYLRGQSGWMASHRDRKGREIMTLRSQDIPPLDGYDLSLTMDAVIQYIAESELEKGCRQFNAAAGCLIVLNPKTGAVLALANWPAYDPNSPSDFPAEYRRNRCITDVYEPGSTFKVVTVAAALDRGCITMSDVLFCENGAFRVGRHTLHDVHPYGNLSTVEVIRKSSNIGAVKVAMRLGEEGLYRGIHRFGFGSPTGIGLPGEVGGMLHPLSRWSGLSIAAVPMGQELGVTPLQMAMAVAALANGGVAMRPYIIETVKDSSGRVVKSYSPEVRGRVVSEATAAALVSAMEGVPSREGTAPRAALEEYTVAGKTGTSQKVDPDGRYSHSRFVGSFVGFAPSKDPAALILVALDEPRPLYYGGTVAAPVFREVAKRVLKYLAIPPEKGDGGVKVVWDAPAARLSKGAAPEYAD from the coding sequence ATGTTGACTGGCAAGAAGTACAGGCTTAAGTCGTTTTCTGTCTATTTATTTTTTCTCCTCTGCTTCTCCTGCCTCTACTACAGACTCTTCCTCCTCCAGATTGTCAACCACGAAGCACTCCTCAACAGGGGGCTCAGTCTCCACCGTCTCAATGTGAAGATAGATCCCCGCAGGGGGAATATCTACGATCGCGAGGGAAGGCCGCTGGCCATGAGCATGCGCGTGAAGTCGGCCTACGCCGAACCCGACAAATTCGCGTCGACGGAAGGGGCTGCGCGCTCCCTCGCGCGCTGCCTCTCCCTCCCGTACGAGCAGCTCCTGGAAAAATTGAACAAGAAGAAAAAATTCGTGTGGCTGGCCAGGAAGCTCGACCGCAATCTGGCGGACCGGATCGAGCGCCTGCAGATCGGGGGCGTCGGCTTCCGCGAAGAGGTGAAGAGGGTGTATCCCCAGGGGGGCCTCCTCAGCCATGTGCTCGGTTTTGTTGATATCGACAACCGCGGCCTGGAGGGGATCGAGCTCCAGGAGGACCAGTACCTGCGCGGGCAATCGGGTTGGATGGCTTCCCACAGAGACCGCAAGGGCCGTGAGATTATGACCCTCCGGAGCCAGGATATCCCTCCCCTTGACGGTTACGACCTCTCGCTCACCATGGATGCGGTCATCCAGTACATCGCGGAGAGCGAACTCGAAAAGGGATGCCGCCAGTTCAACGCGGCGGCGGGGTGCCTCATCGTGCTGAATCCGAAAACGGGAGCGGTGCTCGCGCTCGCCAACTGGCCCGCATACGACCCCAACTCCCCATCGGATTTCCCTGCGGAGTACCGGCGCAACCGGTGCATCACTGACGTGTATGAACCCGGGTCGACGTTCAAGGTCGTCACCGTGGCCGCTGCGCTGGACAGGGGATGCATCACGATGAGCGATGTCCTCTTCTGTGAGAATGGGGCCTTCCGCGTCGGCAGGCACACCCTGCACGATGTGCATCCCTATGGGAATCTCAGCACGGTGGAGGTGATCCGGAAGTCGAGCAATATCGGAGCCGTGAAGGTCGCGATGAGGCTCGGCGAGGAGGGGCTCTATCGCGGCATCCATCGGTTCGGATTCGGCTCCCCCACGGGCATAGGGTTGCCGGGCGAGGTGGGCGGTATGCTGCACCCGCTCAGCCGGTGGTCGGGCCTGTCCATCGCCGCCGTCCCCATGGGACAGGAGCTGGGCGTCACGCCGCTCCAGATGGCCATGGCGGTGGCGGCGCTCGCAAACGGGGGCGTCGCGATGAGACCGTACATTATTGAAACGGTGAAAGACAGTTCGGGCAGGGTCGTCAAGTCCTATTCGCCCGAGGTGAGGGGGAGGGTCGTGAGCGAGGCGACGGCGGCAGCCCTGGTGAGCGCCATGGAGGGCGTCCCGAGCCGCGAGGGAACGGCGCCCCGCGCGGCACTTGAGGAGTACACCGTGGCGGGAAAGACGGGCACGTCACAGAAGGTTGATCCGGATGGCCGCTACTCGCACTCCAGATTCGTGGGGTCGTTCGTGGGGTTCGCCCCGTCAAAAGATCCCGCGGCATTGATCCTGGTCGCCCTCGATGAGCCCAGACCCCTCTACTACGGCGGAACGGTGGCCGCGCCCGTATTCAGGGAGGTTGCGAAGAGGGTGTTGAAATATCTCGCGATCCCGCCGGAGAAGGGCGACGGGGGGGTCAAGGTGGTGTGGGACGCTCCGGCGGCGCGCCTCTCGAAGGGCGCCGCTCCTGAGTACGCCGATTGA
- a CDS encoding UDP-N-acetylmuramoyl-L-alanyl-D-glutamate--2,6-diaminopimelate ligase has protein sequence MKLNELLPELGPCTVTGRRDIEVTGITFDSRMVRPGYLFAALPGGRADGHDFVTEAIERGAVAILSQRDVATSNRATSLRVEDSRSALARVADCFYGSPSKEIEIIGVTGTNGKTTVCYLLRAMLKEAGRRPALLGTIEYLIGGRSIPAARTTPEAPYLQAMIRDAVREGCDCLVMEVSSHALEQQRVGGVAFDVAVFTNLGSDHLDFHGSIEEYFNAKAPLFTTPGLKRAVVNSDDPWGRKLAAAIAAPILTYGMGERAMVRALSIESGPGGSRLDIEAEHQRLSVTLPLLGRHNVYNALAAVGAALSVGIAPEAIISALSGAKPARGRLEEVPCARPYRVFIDYAHTEEALESALLAVREGARGRIILVFGCGGDRDKSKRLPMGRTAARLADLSIVTTDNPRRENPLEIIAEISRGFSGTGKRCVQIPDRREAIAAALAESREGDIVVVAGKGHERTQEFESTVVPFSDWDVITELAGQG, from the coding sequence ATGAAACTGAATGAGCTTCTCCCCGAACTGGGGCCCTGCACGGTCACCGGCCGACGCGATATCGAGGTGACCGGCATCACCTTTGATTCGCGCATGGTGAGGCCTGGCTATCTCTTTGCCGCGCTCCCGGGGGGAAGAGCCGATGGACATGATTTTGTGACCGAGGCCATCGAGAGGGGAGCGGTTGCCATCCTGTCCCAGAGAGACGTTGCCACTTCAAACCGGGCAACCTCCCTCAGGGTCGAGGACAGCCGGTCTGCGCTCGCGCGGGTGGCAGACTGCTTCTACGGCAGCCCGTCGAAGGAGATCGAGATCATCGGTGTGACGGGGACCAATGGCAAGACGACCGTCTGCTACCTTCTCCGGGCGATGCTGAAGGAGGCGGGAAGAAGGCCCGCCCTCCTCGGGACAATCGAATACCTCATCGGCGGGCGTTCGATACCGGCTGCGCGCACCACGCCGGAGGCTCCATATCTCCAGGCGATGATACGAGACGCGGTGAGGGAGGGATGCGATTGCCTTGTCATGGAGGTTTCATCGCACGCCCTGGAGCAGCAGAGGGTGGGGGGCGTCGCTTTCGACGTCGCGGTGTTTACGAATCTCGGCAGTGACCACCTCGATTTTCACGGCAGCATTGAGGAGTACTTCAACGCGAAGGCGCCCCTCTTCACGACTCCGGGCCTGAAGCGGGCGGTGGTGAATAGCGATGATCCATGGGGGCGGAAGCTCGCTGCGGCGATCGCCGCTCCGATCCTCACGTACGGCATGGGTGAGCGCGCGATGGTGCGGGCGCTCTCCATCGAGTCGGGCCCGGGTGGCAGCCGGTTAGACATCGAGGCGGAGCACCAGCGGTTGAGCGTCACGCTCCCGCTGCTCGGCAGGCACAACGTGTACAACGCGCTCGCCGCAGTTGGCGCGGCCCTCTCGGTAGGCATCGCTCCCGAGGCGATTATCTCCGCCCTGTCGGGGGCGAAACCCGCGCGGGGAAGACTGGAGGAGGTACCATGCGCGAGGCCGTACAGGGTATTCATCGATTACGCGCATACCGAGGAAGCGCTCGAGAGCGCCCTCCTCGCCGTGCGCGAGGGGGCCCGCGGGAGGATCATCCTTGTGTTCGGCTGCGGCGGCGACAGGGACAAGAGCAAGAGGCTCCCCATGGGACGCACGGCGGCCCGATTGGCCGACCTGTCGATAGTGACCACGGACAACCCGCGCCGGGAGAACCCATTGGAAATCATTGCGGAGATCTCGAGGGGGTTCAGCGGGACCGGGAAACGCTGCGTCCAAATTCCGGACAGGCGCGAGGCCATAGCCGCGGCGCTCGCTGAGTCCCGGGAGGGCGATATTGTCGTGGTGGCGGGGAAGGGGCATGAACGCACGCAGGAGTTCGAGAGCACGGTGGTGCCTTTCAGCGATTGGGATGTGATCACGGAATTGGCTGGGCAGGGATGA
- a CDS encoding UDP-N-acetylmuramoyl-tripeptide--D-alanyl-D-alanine ligase, producing MEPIGIDEALEATSGELVAGDRRGSIRSIATDTRKLKRGDFFVPLKGKIFDGHDYLDEALERGCAGSMFARAVSDADVKRWSTRGAVLIRVRDTLAGLQALAKRYRERFRIPLIAITGSNGKTTTKEMVVAISSGRFSVLGSEGTFNNDVGVPLTLLRLERNHSLAVLEIGMNARGEIGRLAGLAGPGIGVITNVGPAHLQFLGTIEEVAASKAELLDAMPAGGGGVAVLNCDDQYVSRMGEGLGFKVKTFGVGPGADVRGESMRAERGRVRFSMRFMQAGRAVAVTIPVAGVHNVYNALAAAAACEELGIKPEEIAERLGTVRLPPMRMEMLDRDGITVINDAYNANPASMCAALETLRGMAVSGKRILVMGDMLELGAAAEAAHREIGRLAAERGVDLLIAVGEQSALAAEAARQAGMPAGNAVSCPCVREAASVLGERAGEGDCVLLKASRRIGLEKILDEWGFYKGG from the coding sequence ATGGAACCGATCGGTATTGACGAAGCGCTGGAGGCAACTTCCGGCGAGCTTGTTGCGGGGGACAGGAGAGGCAGTATCCGTTCCATAGCCACCGATACCAGAAAGCTGAAGCGCGGTGATTTCTTCGTGCCGCTTAAAGGGAAAATTTTCGACGGTCACGATTATCTGGATGAGGCGCTGGAACGAGGCTGCGCCGGCAGCATGTTCGCTCGCGCGGTATCTGATGCCGACGTGAAGAGGTGGTCGACGAGGGGCGCGGTGCTCATCAGGGTGCGCGACACCCTCGCGGGGCTGCAGGCGCTCGCGAAGCGCTATCGGGAACGGTTTCGGATACCGCTCATTGCCATCACGGGGAGCAACGGGAAAACGACGACGAAGGAGATGGTGGTCGCGATTTCTTCCGGCCGTTTCTCGGTGCTCGGCAGCGAGGGAACGTTCAATAACGACGTGGGCGTTCCGCTCACGCTCCTGCGGCTCGAGCGGAACCACTCGCTCGCGGTGCTGGAGATAGGGATGAACGCCCGCGGGGAGATCGGCAGGCTCGCCGGGCTCGCGGGGCCCGGCATCGGCGTGATCACGAATGTGGGCCCTGCCCACCTCCAGTTTCTCGGGACGATTGAGGAGGTTGCGGCATCAAAGGCAGAACTCCTCGATGCGATGCCGGCGGGGGGTGGTGGTGTCGCGGTGCTCAATTGCGATGATCAGTATGTTTCACGAATGGGGGAAGGGTTGGGTTTCAAGGTGAAGACATTCGGCGTGGGTCCGGGGGCCGATGTCCGAGGAGAGTCCATGAGGGCTGAGCGAGGGAGGGTGCGCTTTTCGATGAGGTTCATGCAGGCGGGCCGCGCGGTGGCGGTCACCATCCCTGTCGCCGGGGTTCATAACGTCTATAACGCCCTCGCCGCCGCGGCTGCGTGCGAGGAGCTGGGGATAAAACCTGAGGAGATTGCCGAGCGCCTGGGCACCGTGCGCCTGCCGCCGATGCGCATGGAGATGTTAGACAGGGATGGGATCACCGTGATCAACGACGCCTACAACGCAAACCCCGCCTCGATGTGCGCGGCGCTGGAGACGCTCAGGGGAATGGCGGTGAGCGGCAAGAGGATCCTGGTGATGGGCGACATGCTCGAACTGGGCGCGGCGGCGGAAGCGGCCCACCGGGAGATCGGACGCCTCGCCGCGGAACGCGGCGTGGATCTGCTGATTGCGGTGGGCGAGCAGAGCGCCCTCGCGGCGGAAGCCGCCAGACAGGCCGGCATGCCCGCGGGCAACGCGGTCTCATGCCCGTGCGTGCGGGAGGCGGCGTCGGTGCTCGGGGAGCGCGCCGGAGAGGGTGACTGCGTGTTGCTGAAGGCGTCGCGGCGTATCGGACTGGAGAAGATACTCGACGAATGGGGTTTTTACAAAGGAGGTTAA